The window GTAAGCATTAATATTCTTGTTCCCAAACATTGGTCAACAAAAGTTCGTCTTACCCATCTTTTCTATACGTGTTAGTGCTTAGCACATAGCGTGCGGAGGGTTAGCACCAATGGTGCAGAGTACTAACACGATAAAAGATGAGACTGAAGTAGAATCAAAAAGAGCGTTTTTCAAGGAATAAAAAGCACAAGGCTGCCCTCGTTAGGACAGCCTTGTACATCTTATTTAGAACTTAATTGTTGTCCAATCCGAGTATTACTGGAAAACAATATTCACTGTTGTCTTACTCTTTACAGGGCGACCATTCTGCATAGCAGGATTCCACTTAGGCATATTATTCGTAAGACGAATAGCCTGCTCTTTGTAATATTCAACGCAGTTGTCCAACACCCGCTTCTGTTTCTCAGCATCCATCTTCATAAAGTGCTTGCTTGTACCCTTCACGTTCTTTACATCAACGACACGAGCACCAGTAACAGTGCCATCCATCTCGACATTGAAAACAACGGTCATCTCAGCCTGTACCTTTGAACGGAATGACTGAATACTGCGACGCTGACTCTGTGCAAAATAGTTGTCAATAGCTTCCTGACCGCCTTCAAAGGTAGGGAGTACTTCAGTCTTACTAACCTGTGGAGTCAGAGAAAGGGACTCTAACTTCGCTTTCAACTTATTAATCTCCACCGTACCCATAACTATTTTACCCTCGGGGTCGATGAGATACATTGAAGGAATCCAATCAATCTTATACAACTTGTCGATAACAGTATTCTTTCTGAACTTCT is drawn from Prevotella melaninogenica and contains these coding sequences:
- a CDS encoding redoxin domain-containing protein, which codes for MKRILLAVVSVFLMSASVAFAQTTNVEQTKDLDAKYATNMLKPGTRAPEFKLKTYDAKEIKLSQYRGSYVVLDFWASWCPDCRRDIPAMKALYEQFRDYGVQFIGISFDTDHEVWAQAYWGKYQMHWTQVSELKKFRKNTVIDKLYKIDWIPSMYLIDPEGKIVMGTVEINKLKAKLESLSLTPQVSKTEVLPTFEGGQEAIDNYFAQSQRRSIQSFRSKVQAEMTVVFNVEMDGTVTGARVVDVKNVKGTSKHFMKMDAEKQKRVLDNCVEYYKEQAIRLTNNMPKWNPAMQNGRPVKSKTTVNIVFQ